The DNA region TATTGACACTTTGGGTTCTTAACCACAAACATGGACATCATTTTTCTCCAAATTCTTTGGGTGAAAGAGCATTCATAGAAAATACGATCCCTATTCTCTATGCGACTTATGTAGAATAATCACAATCTATTAATTTCTAGTGCTCCCTATGTAGGGAATATACACCATTTCCAGATTTGTAAgatgcaaaaatagagaaaaaaaatatgtgcaaaagaaaacaatcaaAAGGAGATTTTCACATGGTTTGGCAATTTGCCTAAATCCATGAAGTTTCAATGATTTTACGGTTTTCAAGGAAAGAATACAAGTTGTGgcaatatagtttttttttctttcaaaaaaacaCACCAAACCGTAATCTAAAAACCACAGTATTTTCACTCGCACACAAATGATTCACAATGGGTTAAAAACGGGCCAAAACTTGGGTTTGTCGGCCCAAGCCTCTACTCTGTGGATTAAGCCTAAGAAAACCTCTCATTAAAAACGTAGCACTTTCATATTGGATTGGGTCATAATccggatcaaacacaactaggctccacatAGCCTAACACCCTACTCTCTATGAGACATAGAAAATATGATCCCTACTCTCTATGTGACTTAGCGGTCTATCTGTAGTGCTCAATCTAATTTTCACAGCAAGCTAGATAATACAAGAATGCTTAGGAATTGAAGAGGGAATCCAAATTAAATGATGTTAATCCACAGCAGGAGATTTATTTCTAATGCACTCCAATGTAGCTGCAAATGAAAATTTACCTGGAGATTCATTTCCAATGCAGCtgcaattgaaaatttatatgaCTTGGATGGCAGCCAAATGACTGTCTATACTCCTAAGCGTCACATTAAATTTAGTTTGTAAAGGCCGCCCCAAGTATGTCATTAGAAGAGTAGAGCAAAAGAGCCAATTGTTCCACATCAGGAACAGGACCAACAAGAATTAATTTTCTCAATTTCTCTTACATCTAATACCACCTCAAAACACAACAAAACATGACatggaaaataaaagagagagttGCCAGCTGAGCTATAACTTATTGGCAGTTATACTAGGAATCTCATCCCAGATTTAATGGTGATagctatacttttttttagcaTGAATATGAAGATGTTTTCCATCTCGCAGGACATCTACAGGGATCAACAACTAAAAGCATTAGGCGAAAAAGGAACATAGCatgagataaaataaaattcatgctaCTATTTTAGAGAACAATTAAAGATAATAGCATAAAAGGTTAATTGCAGATTCTATAGACCTAAATTGATTCTATAAACCATCTATAAGAATTTTAGGGCTAGTTGATTAATGAGTTTCCTAATATGGTACTGTGGATTGTGCTCTAAACTCTTGATTCACTTGACCAGATTTGCAAGTATACAGAAACGGTCAACTCCTAATTTTTAAAGAGTCTCACACACAAGCCCTTTGCAAATGTGTACATGCCAGTGTTGTTAAAAGCGCGCTTAAAGAGCAAAGCGCAGAGCTCTTGGGGCTTTTTTCCTCTAAAGCAAAGTGCCCTCACAAAAGCGTgcttttttgagctttttctaaattaaaaaaaaaaaaaaaaaatcctgatttgatttttagccaTTAGATCTACATATGTTTGATATAAGCCATTGAtttaatgcataaaaactaaTAGTGTGGTGTGCTACCATACACAAAAGCCTATctctttagatatttttgaactTTTGACCACAACtacacaaacaaacactaaaTCAGACACTCACAAAGATAACATTACTTAACATTCTAGTACTTTTTAGCCTTTGCCTTCTTGGTTCTATACTTCTATTTCGATTCAATCATGCTTTGTAATCATGGCCATCATATATCATGGTCGCTTATATTTTGTAAAGCACAAAAGAATAatataaatgttatataaattatataaaatgttttcttgtaatttatatgattaattgATCACTTCTTTGTTGTATTaatcattaataattttttttataaattattaaattttaaaaaaaaatgtgcgcTTCACATTAATCAGAAGCACGCTTGCACTTTGCGCCTAGGCTCTAGAGGCCTTTGCGCTTTAGTGCGCTCAGCGCTTTTAACAACACTGGTACATGCAGTGTTTTGATCGTGGGGACAAGTATGCAATTGAGTGTTGAGTTGATGTCTCATACTAGTTCAATAATAGCAAATTCTAAGGgggaaaaaatccaaaaatgaaGACACAGAATAAACATTAAGTGGCATCCATGAAAAGTTGCAACAATAACTCctactttctatctctctctccaaatctcAAAATAGAGTGTGCTCAAAATCAAAAGACCAATAGCACTTGATTAATCAAGGATCTAattatacaaagaaaaaaaaacagcgTTTCGCTTTGAATTGTAAGTTGGAAAAACGACTAACCAAGAGAGAGACTAATTAAAGAACATCCTTCAGTTAAATGCAATTTGACAAGTGCTAGAAAGCCTTGGGAACTTCAATAATTCATTGAGAACATAAACCTTGCCTGCTGAAGTTAGAGTATAAGAAGAGACTGACATTGTCTTTAAGACTCCTGCGCACTTTAGGATACGTCTAATAAGTTCTAGCTCATCCTTTATCCTGTGAAATCCTTGAAAATGAAAAGTTCTAAGGTGTGATGACAGACATTCAGGAATATCTTCACAGAACATCTTCTCAAGACTAAAACAGTCTTTCTTTTCATCACCACAACACTTGCTCCATTTCTGCTAACAAAGGAATGGTTCatttaggtttaggggggttaaaaaaaaaaaagtatcttgaTGTGAAATTAACATACCTTATCAAAGATAAGTACCGCAAGTTTAGGAGCCCGATGAAGCAAGAGTGGTAGCACATTCTCCATTAGACCATGATGACCGTACCCAAAGTTCAAGTAAGCCAATTTATGAAACATGGGAggatcatcaaaatcaattgcATTGCAAAGGCACTGCAAAACAACATAACAATCACAACTCCGActcccaacaacaacaatattaCTACTTTGTCCAAGAAGAAGTGCTTAGCCATTTAATAATAGAGCATGAAAAACATGTGTTTACCTCTGTGGTAGATGCGTCCATATGTAGAGATTTAACATTATAGAGAGCTCTGAGGAAGGCCCATACCCTCTTTCCATATTCTTGAAGCCCGTCAAATAATTCAGTTAAACAACTAACACTTACATACGAATCCGAAGTCTCGAGAACTGCTTCAACTAAGTTGGACAGGTTATCCAACAAAACGTCTCTGCCAATATTACCTATGAAATAAAGGTACTCAAGACATGGGGCGTTTATCTCAAGTTTGTAGTTCGGAATATGGATACTAAATTGTAATCTTTTCAGCGTCGGCacaatgattttaaaattgttttcatcGTCTTCGTTCCCCAATATTTCCAGAGACAAATCCTGAAGGACAGGGCAGCAACTAAGGAGCCTGGAGAAAGAGTCCGGGTTTGCATATTCCACTAAGTGGAGATGCAAAACCTTGAGACTCGGGAACCCCATGGCTGAAGATGATGGAGGATTGAGAACAATGCTGCCAGCCAATTTCAAAACAGCTAAAGTTTTGCAATAATTGAAGAGAGTAAAGGGCAAGATGAAATGGTCAGGAAGGGGAAGGTAAATGTCGAGATCAAGCTCTTCAAAGCCGCGTGTAATCGCGGTACGGAGCCATGTATCAAGGTGAATCGGGTCACAATCGTTTTGCCAGTGGAGGCGAAACCTTTTTGGGGGATTGTGATTCGCATTGCGAAGAGACCACACCCTAGACACGATATGCGCGAATGTAAAACGGTACCGTTTCAAAAGAGGCAGAGGAGAGGGTCTTTGCCAGGTGGGATACGAAGGCAAAGAAGATGATATCCGGAGAAATCCAACTTCGTAGTAGTCGAAGTCGATAGTTGGGACGAGAGTCCAGAGAGTCTTCCACCTGCTCGATAAAATGCTGGTGACAACGGCGTCTTTGGTTGTGAGAAAGGAGAGGATGTGGGAGAGGAGAAAGTCGGGTAAATCGCTGATCCTGTCCACCGCTATTGGTTTCTTGCGTTTCAGTTTCAGTATTGGCTTCTTGCTTCTTTTTGAGGTTGATTTGGATTTGGCCATTCAGATTTTGTTGTGGAGCACAAAGTCTGGAATTCCCAATCGAAACTATCAAAATACTTACTGCGCTTCAGAAGATGAGAATAAATAGGTTTCAAAGTTAATTCCCGGGATTTGGAAATTTTGGAGGGCGCCAATTTgcttttaggtttttttttttctttttttttaggatttggtTTTAGACTTTTGAGATTTCAAAGTgtgatattgattttttttttttttttttatagttagagggcgtttggattgcgTCCACGTGTACGTCcgagttttgttttgttttttttttacttgcgtttgtcactgttcattggtcatgaatagtgattttaggctaatgaatagtaatttttggcatgaacagtattttttacacatttaaaaattattttgctatagtattttcagttttcagcaataagttctatccaaacacaccTTTAATGGGCCGGTCAGGTATGGTTGAAAGAAAAAACGTCGACTTGTGATCTGTCCATAGTCAATGCGCATTTTAGCTTTAGTGAGTTGGATTATTGGGTTGGGCCTAATAGGCTACGTATGGGCCTATATAACactttattttactatttttaataaggaaataatcacttttaaaataaataaaaaatcaatctatttttttatttaggaaagaatcaaagaatttataacctttttttttttttactttcaaatctatttaatatttcgttttgatttttttttttttttttttttaaaatctctttcatttttaatCAAAGTAGCTAGactactagaaaaaaaaatatacttttttttgggtgagaataagaaagaaatatacTTAGTAAACTGAGATTAATACAATCATGGTATCTTAGTTAGGGCCAGCCCAACATAATTTGAAGACTAAGAAGAAAAATCTATGCGAGGGCcttttatatttaaacattaatcaaataaaattatttaataattaaattaagactaatttgacatattaaatatagaaattgatgaataatCCTAActaaactaaggttaatttcatttgagaattgaatatcatagttgaaacataaatttaaacaaaaagaactaaaaaaataaatatttttattataaaagaaacttaaggcatgtttggttagttggaaaaagttgtgttttttgttttcattttagttttcaatggggcccaccacaaaaaaaaaaaaaaaaacttgtttggtttACAAACTTGtactcaattttcattttcaatattttaaaagttagatttgaatacaaaaaatgaaaacacctttttagcatttttattttcatagaAAATGAATGTCAAACCGTATATAATGAATTTTATATCCAAAAGGATGTAttcaaaataacttaccaaataCCCTCACATGTAAAAATTGGTTcttcaattatatttaattttagaatttgaatacaggaaagagaaaataaaaagtgaataCATTACTTTTTAGAACCAAACAGAGCCTTACTTTAACTTGGACATATGACTATGCAATAGTTAAGTAAAGTTGTTATCTAAATTGGAATtttatagatagatagatagatagatattaTTTGGTGTATAGCTTTGTAGaagattagtttacaaaaattaacgTCTCAAACTTTTGAGGATATTACTTAGCATTGATGATTTAACATATCTGcggcatttttatttttatttttgaaacattttaagGTTTCAATTGGGTTAAATTTCTATTGATCTCCTATTTTGGAAGGCatgttagaaatgaaaaaggaaaatactaaatataacaaaataatgtgATAGTGATTCTTGTGGAGGGACGAGGACCCAAATGGTTGATGAAGTTCATATAGAGGTGAAACTCGGGAAACATGGATGGGTTATCCTTGGAAAGTATCCATTTAACTTGTACTTAGGATGAACAATCATATTGGGCGAGAACGCCAAGGACACTTGCCTAATCTCAAAAGGTCGAGGGATAGAGACAAAGGGAGCACAACGAAGTTTGAGGGGAGACAAAAGTAACTTGGTGTTGAGcatagaaaagaagaaaaaggaagaataaaGTGGTCATCCCTTCCGCTTTAAATGTAGTGCAACCACTTagctggctgcattaatggagaaatgaccttgAATAGTGTCTTCACAGCTAAGGAAGTTTGATAATGACTCTCCAAATGTAAGATCCAGATGCATCATAGCTAGGATATATAAAGCCAAGAAGCACCTGGATCAGGGGGAGGCTAATggtaaaagagagagagagagagagagagagagagagagagatcatccAATTGTAACATCCTCCTCGGACTAAACCCAAGGACAAATACTTAGCCGTTTCTAAGCTACTTCTAGTTGAATACTACACATATAGTTCAAATATGATCCTCACTTTTTATGCTTTAACGGGTATTTAAAGGTTGGCCTTGCATCCcatctttcaaaattaattgtGTGAATGCATAGTAATATGATTAAAACATATCTTATTGGTTTGCGCTACTCTTAGCCCGCCACAATTGTGATTGATGAACTTTAACAACCTAATTAATGAGtgcttgaatttcttttttatgtgattggtgacatgtcaGTTTGTATAGTAAAATTTATGGTATTCAACAACCTATTTGAGgctaattataatatttttataaaattttggaccttttaaaattaaggatgggccttttttttcctaaggaattttttttttttggttgttgttgttgtagggCCTTGGGCCGGCCCTGATCTTAGTGGTTAGAGGAGTActcttaaaaaattcatatataatgtCTCATGATCAATACCCCACATCCTCatgttaattaaataaaattatttgatacTAATCGATTTTTTTgcattatatttaatactaatcAAATTAATGTTAATTTGATGTATCAAATACACTTGAATAATATTAActaaactaaggttaatttcatatGGATAATTGAATATCATATGTCCAAgataaattaagttttttttttgaaatatatatttatttccttttgtttttttagaatcaataattaattttatttaattatcaagTTTAGGGGATATGGGGgtgatttctttttgttaattaaataaaattattaattctcaatatatatatatagttttttttttttaaataacttaaTTTGTATTGGATAAATGAtgctacatatattttttttataagtaaagttttaatttttaattttatatcttgtttattagagagagagagagagagagagagagagagagagagagagattgtttgtTGTGTCATCGATGATCTAAAACATTtgtaatattaattttgaaacattttagagtttcaattgaATTATATTTCTATTGGTCTCATATTTTAAAGCCTTGttgtaaatgaaaaagaaaattactaaaAGTATTACAAAATGCTCACAAGataatgtgaaaatatttgTGATTAATGAACTTCAACAACCTAATTGAACAAGATGaatgttttaattaattttttgtgattggcgACATGTTAGTctgtaattttataataaaatttgtagtatcctTATAATATcattcattaaataaaaaaacaaattaaaaaaagttcacaacaattaaaatatttatgattttataaaattttgagtcTTTTATCGATGGGGATGGGGCCTTGCTTCTAGGAGTAGAAACTTTTTGTgttgggccttaggcctaggtcTTGGACTGCTCTGTTGGAAAACATAATCTTTTTTGTGGAACCATTCAAATTACGGTCCAACTAACTTACTAAATCTGCCACAAGTTTATTAGCTAGACATGGTTTTCATCCTTGCAAATTTTTGCTCAAAACAACggccaaatcggcccaataccatcatttttaaaaaaatgtaggcAGAAAACACTGTTTTGAAAGTAATTGGGGATATACCACTTtttccagtactcgagtttTGTGAACTCGAGTACCGGATTTTACACTTCCACCCTGGCATGCCAGCATggaatttctattttaaaaaaaattcacccagtactcgagttcaccaaactcgagtactgtatGATCTGGTACCTGAGTTTAAGGAACTCgggtaccaatctggattgACGCTGGAGCTGCTGATGGGATAATGCCGATTGATACTCGAGTTTTGTGTACTCGAGTACTGTGAATAGTACCCGAGTTGttgaaactcgagtaccaatcTGGATATGCAATTTTGTACCAATTTGGATTGTCCGCCAACATGTGATGGGAATCCAGAATTATACTCGAGTGTCCTCTACTCGAGTACCTTGAATGGTACCCGAGTTCTTAAAACTcgagtactaatctggattGCAATTTTGTACCAATCTGGATTGTCCGCCAACATGTGATGAGAATCCAGATTTATACTCGAGTTTCGTCTACTCGAGTACTTTGAATGGTACCCGAGTTcttgaaactcgagtactaatctggattGTAATTTTGTGTATATGCCCATTATACTCGAGTTTCGTGTACTCGGGTACCTTTCAAAGTACTCGAGTATATCAAACTCAAGTATTGCTCACTAATACCGGTCATTTCtaatctctcatctctcatttCTCACTCACTTgtacactctcactctcactctccaaaccccaaacccatttcATCGCCGGCAAACTTGGACTTCCAAACCCGTTTCATCACCGGCGCCACCGTACAAACCCCAAACCTGTTTCATCGCCGGCGCCGCCGTACAAACCCCAAACCTGTTTCATCGCCGGCGACCTCGCACTCAAAGGTTAGCAatgttggtaattttttttgttctttccatGAGTTTTTAAGTAATTGTGGTAATTTTGATTATcaattgtgttattttttataattgtgttggatcaaaatttttgttcattGTTGTGTAAAATGCAGAGGAAACaatgaaaattgttgtgaaagtttaacaagaaatgaaatattgttggctagttttttgttttgtttatatgttttttgaaaacattgtgAAACGAAAATGAGAGTAGAGGAGGGTGCATGTTGCATTGTTGTAATTAAAAGGAGTCAAGAAATTGAAGTGAAGCTAATTCTATTAAACTATGATAAGTGTGTcttaacataaataaataaagggtaGCTCTGTAGATCTCAATTATTTGATCTTTTTTGATTTGGGTGTGTCTCTTTGTTCCTTGTTATGAAGTTTTAGAGGGGAATTACTGTGTTGTTTATGTTACgtggttctttttattttagttttattcttgAAACCGTTTTGATTCATTCTCGTTGTTGATatgtaggaatttttttttattgcaatgaGCCGTGTTGTGTTACGTTTATTGGGAAATTCAAATTGTCATTGCTTGATAGTCTAGAATAATCCAAAATGCAATTTGTTTTGGATCAATGTTGCTAATAGGAAGTGatgatatgtatatatatatatatatatatatatatatatatatatatatatatatatataggaggaTGCGAGTTTGTATTTGTTGGGTCATGAATGGATTTGacattcttttcctctttttgatTTCGTAGTTGTGGAAATATCCCCTATAGAATTATATTAGTTTGTGACTGTGCTATGTTGAATCATGGATATTGTGAATTTAAAAAACGTGAATTGAAAGAACTCACTTATTAGAAAGAacttattagttttaaaaatagaaagaacaCATGAATTGAAAGGCTTAGATTAGAGCCCTTTAAAGAAAATCAATCAAGTGCTTAGTGATTAGTAATGATTGTAAAAGATGAGCAACACCAAGCTGAAAGGTTTAAGTTATTTACCAAAACATGATGAAGACTTGAAGTATCAAAATATTCTTCATACTGGAGTTTCTCCACCCGTCATTAACAAGAAACCTTCTGTCCGGTCTAGAAATGATATATTAGCTGATTGTTAGAAGCTTGTGACTGAGATATTAAAGGAGTATCCAGAGGGATATGACATGGGCTCCTTCAGAAAACTATTCCTTGAGAGGTATGGCTATCCTCTTGATGGGTCCAACTGTCTCCAATTTCTTACATAATCTTTCTCTCATATTGAGTGTGTTCATTTAAGcatcaaaattacaaataaaagcCCTCCATATTGGGTtgtcatctttcttttttttggtggaagtTTCTCCTCTTTCATTAGTTccagaataaaaaattttctttttccagcTTACTTGACTGTTAAGGATTGGTTGCCAGATTAATCATTCATTTTATACAGGAAATATTGGatgaagacgatgagaaattaCGAAATCTTAAACAGGAGTGGGGTGTTCAGATATATGCGGCTGTTGTTACAGCATTGAAAGAGATGAATGAGTATAATCCAAGCGGCCGATACATCATTCCTGAGCTTTGGAACTTCAAAGAAGATAGGAAAGCTACATTAAAGGAGGTCATCAGTTATATAGTGAAGTATATCAAGGCACTTAAGCGCAGCAAATCATTCATCTCATATTTGAAGGGAATTTCTAGCTTTTGGCTACTTGGCACTTATTATACCAGCAATGATGTTATCACCAATGATTTTAGTGATGCTTCACCAAAACAGAGAGGGATTcctaaaatgaaagaaaagactaGAGCTATTTATGGCAAATAATTCAGGGTctctcatttattatttttattttttgcttgacTTTTCTTCGCTGTTGATAGGCTTGTGCAATATACGGCAATTGGTGGCCCATGTTATCAGGTTAGTGAGGATATTGCAAGTTGATTACCTCATTTATGATTTTTGGTACATTTTAAAGGttgatgattttgatttattttaccTGCATCTCTCATGTATGTGCTGGTGCCTATGCCTTGCTTATTCTTTGGAGGTGGTTCCACTCAGTTTCTGACTAGCTGGGATGGTGGGGGGTTAGTATTGCTTAAACTAAGCCCTtttaacattaatattttttttcacgaTGTAACCTGTATCCGTGTATAAACTTTGTAAATGAAACTTTGATATACATGTGTATGTTTAGTAGGTAGTGGCCTTTTTAATACTTGTCTCATACTGCTTCCAATTgagactttttattattattattattattattatttatatattttataattttcttttctgtttgtcaATTATATAATGCAGTTGGATAGATGCTGCTAAATTTATGACTGGAGCATCGGCTGTGGGGAGCATTACGATTCCTATTATCCTTAGACATGCTCATATGATTGAGATAAGAGCTATGCTTATCGAGTTCACATCCTTCTTCATTTTTGCTTGCACTGTCATGTGTTTCCACCGAGCCAATCTTGAAGAAGACTGGTGATAAACATCAAACATGGTGCTGAACACTTACCCCAGTGATTGTGTAACTATTTTTAAGATTATGGCGTAAATATATGgcaaagatagaaaaaaatttccttctttgTAAAATCTGTTCAATCAACTTGTGTTTGGCTTTAATCCCTTACTACTTTGGGTTCTTATCGACATGGGAGTTGTGATTGATATGTAATTTTGGCTTTTCAACATTgtgatatataaaatttaaaggcTTCATTTTGTTATAAATGTGATGGACATGttccaatataaaaaaattgtcccTAATAACATTTTCTTGGTAATCGATAATGCTCTATAAAGGTAGCGTTTAGCAATGTACTCCAGAAATTAAGGCCCACGTCACACAGCTCGAGTATCAAATGGCATGATACACTTAAAAAATGGGGGCCAACCCAGATCAATACTCGAGTTTCAGGGACTCGGGTACTGTGTTAAAAGTACCCGAGTACACGAAGCTCGAGTATCAAACGGCATTATTCAGGCATTATATGGAGGCcaatccagattggtacccGAGTTTAGTGGACTCGGGTACCAGATCatacagtactcgagttcatcaaactcgagtaccaggggacttttttttaaatccgAAATGCCATGCTGGCATGCCACGGTGGACCTAGAAAATCcggtactcgagctcaccaagctcgagtactaGAAAAAGTGGTATTTCACCAAGCTCGAGGCCTTCCTCATCTCTTAGGACTCCTGCCTTATCTTCCTCAACTCAGTATACTCAACAACTCGAGGGTCGAGTAGAAGAACTCCAAGATGCAAACTACAGGCTGGAGGGTCAAGTAGAAGAGCTCCAAGA from Castanea sativa cultivar Marrone di Chiusa Pesio chromosome 6, ASM4071231v1 includes:
- the LOC142639448 gene encoding vacuolar protein sorting-associated protein 55 homolog, with amino-acid sequence LPASLMYVLVPMPCLFFGGGSTQFLTSWDGGGWIDAAKFMTGASAVGSITIPIILRHAHMIEIRAMLIEFTSFFIFACTVMCFHRANLEEDW
- the LOC142637949 gene encoding F-box/FBD/LRR-repeat protein At4g26340-like, giving the protein MAKSKSTSKRSKKPILKLKRKKPIAVDRISDLPDFLLSHILSFLTTKDAVVTSILSSRWKTLWTLVPTIDFDYYEVGFLRISSSLPSYPTWQRPSPLPLLKRYRFTFAHIVSRVWSLRNANHNPPKRFRLHWQNDCDPIHLDTWLRTAITRGFEELDLDIYLPLPDHFILPFTLFNYCKTLAVLKLAGSIVLNPPSSSAMGFPSLKVLHLHLVEYANPDSFSRLLSCCPVLQDLSLEILGNEDDENNFKIIVPTLKRLQFSIHIPNYKLEINAPCLEYLYFIGNIGRDVLLDNLSNLVEAVLETSDSYVSVSCLTELFDGLQEYGKRVWAFLRALYNVKSLHMDASTTECLCNAIDFDDPPMFHKLAYLNFGYGHHGLMENVLPLLLHRAPKLAVLIFDKKWSKCCGDEKKDCFSLEKMFCEDIPECLSSHLRTFHFQGFHRIKDELELIRRILKCAGVLKTMSVSSYTLTSAGKVYVLNELLKFPRLSSTCQIAFN